In Crassostrea angulata isolate pt1a10 chromosome 6, ASM2561291v2, whole genome shotgun sequence, a genomic segment contains:
- the LOC128189051 gene encoding ankyrin repeat domain-containing protein 27-like isoform X1, whose translation MIDKRPQSSRGGRVRSAGASRRGPPKMGKTKMTNGTTKPAINKDPLAIPRPHVPEKQSLKSQPRPPDVSLESPPNPELQRILKENPDIPPATRDFFDFMVERRYDQVKKMLKERLVDVNSRDTDNRLLPTPLLIATELNDVELVKLLLKAKPKPANVNDENIKGRRPIWWAARWANEEITDLLLNSSKQKCEVNFVDKETGCAPLYRAILSNAANIVQLLIHAGADINLRIMGLNVGAETPLIKAIQKDNREICELLINSLCKLQAKTTSGLNALHYAVAYRRYEICELLLENGIKINSKTPSGVTAMAVAVEQQIPAMVKLLLDYGYRIDKRYKWKETPLQHAISIHSEECAVTLIHYGCSIVPEGKWKGPSYFFMAVNEKQMKVVRFMVAIKPTLLNEKWLQKKKWPVSIYRRPDIVEWLEKKCQKVQSLKELSRGRIFQYLGKFGIKKIDSLQLPDAMKEYLRYNEFIKEKYYVRKKLDLKCCPFECPSYCANKRCLPIEISSSEEDSEASSSEEETSDRGNYCKICMIKHPSDMTDNLHHQPIGYSGRK comes from the exons ATGATTGACAAGCG ACCACAGAGTAGTAGAGGAGGCCGTGTGAGGTCAGCAGGAGCGAGTCGGAGGGGTCCACCCAAAATGGGCAAaactaaaatgacaaatggCACCACCAAGCCAGCAATCAATAAGGACCCGCTTGCCATTCCAAGACCGCATGTCCCAGAAAAACAGAGCCTGAAATCACAGCCCAGACCTCCGGATGTGTCACTGGAATCTCCCCCTAACCCCGAATTACAGCGAATTCTGAAGGAAAACCCGGACATTCCTCCTGCTACAAGAGACTTCTTTGATTTCATGGTGGAGCGCAGGTATGACCAGGTTAAAAAGATGCTCAAAGAGAGGCTGGTTGACGTCAACTCTCGTGATACTGACAACCGTCTGCTCCCAACTCCTCTACTTATTGCTACTGAACTCAACGATGTGGAACTTGTGAAGTTGCTACTGAAAGCTAAACCCAAACCTGCCAATGTAAATGATGAAAACATCAAAGGAAGAAGACCCATTTG GTGGGCAGCCAGATGGGCCAATGAGGAAATTACAGATCTACTGCTGAACAGCAGTAAACAGAAATGCGAGGTCAACTTTGTTGACAAAGAGACAG GATGCGCTCCCCTTTACAGAGCCATTCTGTCTAATGCTGCCAATATAGTCCAGCTCCTGATTCATGCCGGGGCGGACATAAACCTCAGGATCATGGGTCTGAATGTTGGTGCTGAAACACCTCTCATCAA AGCAATTCAAAAGGATAACAGGGAAATCTGCGAGTTGCTCATAAACTCTCTGTGCAAACTACAGGCCAAAACCACTAGTGGACTGAATGCTTTACATTATGCTGTGGCATACAGACGGTATGAAATTTGTGAACTCCTGCTGGAAAACGGaatcaaaattaattctaaaacgCCATCAGGAGTGACGGCCATGGCTGTGGCGGTGGAACAACAAATTCCAGCCATGGTGAAACTGCTGTTGGATTATGGGTACCGAATCGACAAGAGGTATAAATGGAAAGAGACTCCTCTCCAGCATGCCATAAGCATTCATTCTGAGGAATGTGCAGTGACATTGATACACTATGGTTGTAGTATAGTACCTGAAGGAAAATGGAAAGGACCATCCTATTTCTTTATGGCTgtgaatgaaaaacaaatgaaagtTGTAAGATTCATGGTGGCTATAAAACCAACTTTACTCAATGAAAAATGGCTTCAAAAGAAAAAGTGGCCAGTTTCCATATATAGAAGGCCTGATATTGTAGAATGGCTTGAGAAAAAATGTCAGAAAGTGCAATCTTTAAAGGAACTTAGTCGCGGCCGTATATTTCAGTATTTAGGTAAATTTGGCATCAAGAAAATAGATAGTCTCCAATTACCAGATGCAATGAAAGAATACCTTAGATACAATGAattcatcaaagaaaaatattatgtacGCAAAAAGTTAGATTTAAAGTGTTGTCCCTTCGAGTGCCCGTCCTACTGTGCAAACAAGCGATGTTTACCTATAGAGATTTCTTCGTCCGAAGAAGACAGTGAAGCAAGTTCGTCAGAGGAAGAGACCTCAGACAGGGGAAACTACTGCAAGATCTGCATGATAAAACATCCCTCTGATATGACTGACAACCTTCATCATCAGCCTATTGGTTATAGTGGCAGGAAGTGA
- the LOC128189051 gene encoding putative ankyrin repeat protein RF_0381 isoform X3, which yields MGKTKMTNGTTKPAINKDPLAIPRPHVPEKQSLKSQPRPPDVSLESPPNPELQRILKENPDIPPATRDFFDFMVERRYDQVKKMLKERLVDVNSRDTDNRLLPTPLLIATELNDVELVKLLLKAKPKPANVNDENIKGRRPIWWAARWANEEITDLLLNSSKQKCEVNFVDKETGCAPLYRAILSNAANIVQLLIHAGADINLRIMGLNVGAETPLIKAIQKDNREICELLINSLCKLQAKTTSGLNALHYAVAYRRYEICELLLENGIKINSKTPSGVTAMAVAVEQQIPAMVKLLLDYGYRIDKRYKWKETPLQHAISIHSEECAVTLIHYGCSIVPEGKWKGPSYFFMAVNEKQMKVVRFMVAIKPTLLNEKWLQKKKWPVSIYRRPDIVEWLEKKCQKVQSLKELSRGRIFQYLGKFGIKKIDSLQLPDAMKEYLRYNEFIKEKYYVRKKLDLKCCPFECPSYCANKRCLPIEISSSEEDSEASSSEEETSDRGNYCKICMIKHPSDMTDNLHHQPIGYSGRK from the exons ATGGGCAAaactaaaatgacaaatggCACCACCAAGCCAGCAATCAATAAGGACCCGCTTGCCATTCCAAGACCGCATGTCCCAGAAAAACAGAGCCTGAAATCACAGCCCAGACCTCCGGATGTGTCACTGGAATCTCCCCCTAACCCCGAATTACAGCGAATTCTGAAGGAAAACCCGGACATTCCTCCTGCTACAAGAGACTTCTTTGATTTCATGGTGGAGCGCAGGTATGACCAGGTTAAAAAGATGCTCAAAGAGAGGCTGGTTGACGTCAACTCTCGTGATACTGACAACCGTCTGCTCCCAACTCCTCTACTTATTGCTACTGAACTCAACGATGTGGAACTTGTGAAGTTGCTACTGAAAGCTAAACCCAAACCTGCCAATGTAAATGATGAAAACATCAAAGGAAGAAGACCCATTTG GTGGGCAGCCAGATGGGCCAATGAGGAAATTACAGATCTACTGCTGAACAGCAGTAAACAGAAATGCGAGGTCAACTTTGTTGACAAAGAGACAG GATGCGCTCCCCTTTACAGAGCCATTCTGTCTAATGCTGCCAATATAGTCCAGCTCCTGATTCATGCCGGGGCGGACATAAACCTCAGGATCATGGGTCTGAATGTTGGTGCTGAAACACCTCTCATCAA AGCAATTCAAAAGGATAACAGGGAAATCTGCGAGTTGCTCATAAACTCTCTGTGCAAACTACAGGCCAAAACCACTAGTGGACTGAATGCTTTACATTATGCTGTGGCATACAGACGGTATGAAATTTGTGAACTCCTGCTGGAAAACGGaatcaaaattaattctaaaacgCCATCAGGAGTGACGGCCATGGCTGTGGCGGTGGAACAACAAATTCCAGCCATGGTGAAACTGCTGTTGGATTATGGGTACCGAATCGACAAGAGGTATAAATGGAAAGAGACTCCTCTCCAGCATGCCATAAGCATTCATTCTGAGGAATGTGCAGTGACATTGATACACTATGGTTGTAGTATAGTACCTGAAGGAAAATGGAAAGGACCATCCTATTTCTTTATGGCTgtgaatgaaaaacaaatgaaagtTGTAAGATTCATGGTGGCTATAAAACCAACTTTACTCAATGAAAAATGGCTTCAAAAGAAAAAGTGGCCAGTTTCCATATATAGAAGGCCTGATATTGTAGAATGGCTTGAGAAAAAATGTCAGAAAGTGCAATCTTTAAAGGAACTTAGTCGCGGCCGTATATTTCAGTATTTAGGTAAATTTGGCATCAAGAAAATAGATAGTCTCCAATTACCAGATGCAATGAAAGAATACCTTAGATACAATGAattcatcaaagaaaaatattatgtacGCAAAAAGTTAGATTTAAAGTGTTGTCCCTTCGAGTGCCCGTCCTACTGTGCAAACAAGCGATGTTTACCTATAGAGATTTCTTCGTCCGAAGAAGACAGTGAAGCAAGTTCGTCAGAGGAAGAGACCTCAGACAGGGGAAACTACTGCAAGATCTGCATGATAAAACATCCCTCTGATATGACTGACAACCTTCATCATCAGCCTATTGGTTATAGTGGCAGGAAGTGA
- the LOC128189051 gene encoding ankyrin repeat domain-containing protein 27-like isoform X2 yields the protein MERKRPQSSRGGRVRSAGASRRGPPKMGKTKMTNGTTKPAINKDPLAIPRPHVPEKQSLKSQPRPPDVSLESPPNPELQRILKENPDIPPATRDFFDFMVERRYDQVKKMLKERLVDVNSRDTDNRLLPTPLLIATELNDVELVKLLLKAKPKPANVNDENIKGRRPIWWAARWANEEITDLLLNSSKQKCEVNFVDKETGCAPLYRAILSNAANIVQLLIHAGADINLRIMGLNVGAETPLIKAIQKDNREICELLINSLCKLQAKTTSGLNALHYAVAYRRYEICELLLENGIKINSKTPSGVTAMAVAVEQQIPAMVKLLLDYGYRIDKRYKWKETPLQHAISIHSEECAVTLIHYGCSIVPEGKWKGPSYFFMAVNEKQMKVVRFMVAIKPTLLNEKWLQKKKWPVSIYRRPDIVEWLEKKCQKVQSLKELSRGRIFQYLGKFGIKKIDSLQLPDAMKEYLRYNEFIKEKYYVRKKLDLKCCPFECPSYCANKRCLPIEISSSEEDSEASSSEEETSDRGNYCKICMIKHPSDMTDNLHHQPIGYSGRK from the exons ATGGAAAGAAAAAG ACCACAGAGTAGTAGAGGAGGCCGTGTGAGGTCAGCAGGAGCGAGTCGGAGGGGTCCACCCAAAATGGGCAAaactaaaatgacaaatggCACCACCAAGCCAGCAATCAATAAGGACCCGCTTGCCATTCCAAGACCGCATGTCCCAGAAAAACAGAGCCTGAAATCACAGCCCAGACCTCCGGATGTGTCACTGGAATCTCCCCCTAACCCCGAATTACAGCGAATTCTGAAGGAAAACCCGGACATTCCTCCTGCTACAAGAGACTTCTTTGATTTCATGGTGGAGCGCAGGTATGACCAGGTTAAAAAGATGCTCAAAGAGAGGCTGGTTGACGTCAACTCTCGTGATACTGACAACCGTCTGCTCCCAACTCCTCTACTTATTGCTACTGAACTCAACGATGTGGAACTTGTGAAGTTGCTACTGAAAGCTAAACCCAAACCTGCCAATGTAAATGATGAAAACATCAAAGGAAGAAGACCCATTTG GTGGGCAGCCAGATGGGCCAATGAGGAAATTACAGATCTACTGCTGAACAGCAGTAAACAGAAATGCGAGGTCAACTTTGTTGACAAAGAGACAG GATGCGCTCCCCTTTACAGAGCCATTCTGTCTAATGCTGCCAATATAGTCCAGCTCCTGATTCATGCCGGGGCGGACATAAACCTCAGGATCATGGGTCTGAATGTTGGTGCTGAAACACCTCTCATCAA AGCAATTCAAAAGGATAACAGGGAAATCTGCGAGTTGCTCATAAACTCTCTGTGCAAACTACAGGCCAAAACCACTAGTGGACTGAATGCTTTACATTATGCTGTGGCATACAGACGGTATGAAATTTGTGAACTCCTGCTGGAAAACGGaatcaaaattaattctaaaacgCCATCAGGAGTGACGGCCATGGCTGTGGCGGTGGAACAACAAATTCCAGCCATGGTGAAACTGCTGTTGGATTATGGGTACCGAATCGACAAGAGGTATAAATGGAAAGAGACTCCTCTCCAGCATGCCATAAGCATTCATTCTGAGGAATGTGCAGTGACATTGATACACTATGGTTGTAGTATAGTACCTGAAGGAAAATGGAAAGGACCATCCTATTTCTTTATGGCTgtgaatgaaaaacaaatgaaagtTGTAAGATTCATGGTGGCTATAAAACCAACTTTACTCAATGAAAAATGGCTTCAAAAGAAAAAGTGGCCAGTTTCCATATATAGAAGGCCTGATATTGTAGAATGGCTTGAGAAAAAATGTCAGAAAGTGCAATCTTTAAAGGAACTTAGTCGCGGCCGTATATTTCAGTATTTAGGTAAATTTGGCATCAAGAAAATAGATAGTCTCCAATTACCAGATGCAATGAAAGAATACCTTAGATACAATGAattcatcaaagaaaaatattatgtacGCAAAAAGTTAGATTTAAAGTGTTGTCCCTTCGAGTGCCCGTCCTACTGTGCAAACAAGCGATGTTTACCTATAGAGATTTCTTCGTCCGAAGAAGACAGTGAAGCAAGTTCGTCAGAGGAAGAGACCTCAGACAGGGGAAACTACTGCAAGATCTGCATGATAAAACATCCCTCTGATATGACTGACAACCTTCATCATCAGCCTATTGGTTATAGTGGCAGGAAGTGA